The genomic interval CTTTAAACTTCAACTCAATATCTTGTGCGGTATAATTGATATTTCCAGATGTTTTCCATGTGGATGAATTAGCTAAGCTTAGTACATCAATTGTTGAAGAGATATTTGTTTGTGCATTAATTGCTTTTGCCGAAACCTTCGAATCATCTGAACTGGAGACAGATTTTTTCAAGAAAGTGGCTTCTCTTCCGATGCTATTATCATTGATAAAAAGCATATCATCTAACTCTTTTAACAGCTTATTCATATCTCTGTAATCATCACGTTGCCATTCTACTGTCTGCTTCTTTTGTGTTAATTTATCAAGTGGTATACGCTCTGCTTTCATTAAATCAGATACAATCGTATCAATATCCATTCCACTAGCAAGTCCGCCTATTCTTATTCCTGCCATTTTACCTGCCCTCCTAGATTTTTTTATCAACGATCAACCCAACGAAGTCTGTCATTGCCGCATAAATGTCTAACCATTTTTTCGAAGGAATTTCTCTGACTACCTCGTTTGTGTTATTATCAACAATTGTGACATAGTATTCGTTTAATTTTTCGTGAAGTTCAAATTTAATATGCGTATTTGATGGTTCTAATACTTTGTTAATCCCCTCGATTACCCGTTCCATTTCTTGTTTTGATGGAGGAGATTGTTTATCTTGAATAGCTTGTTTATCATTTATATTTGCTTCTTTACTTTCTATTTGGCCATTTGTTCTAGTTGTATCAAAGGTGTGAAGTGCTGGCTGTGAAGATAGATTTTCTACCGACATTGAAAACACTCCTATTAATTTTATCTATCTTTATATCGGTTGCTTTTTTGTAAAGTTTAATATGAAGAAAAAATTAAACTGATTTAGATGTATTGAATATGGAGTATTCTTTAAATAAGGGGGAAGATGAAAAAAAAATTCGGTTAGGTATCAATCCGGATATGCACCAAACTGTTCGCTGAGCATTGCTTCATTCTTTTTTTGATTTTCTAAAATGGTATTATTGATCTCCTTAATCAGTTCACCTGAACTATCATTATCCCATTCTTTTATAGAGGATTTCTTCTGTATTTATATTATATAGTTAAAGTTTTTTATTCTTTACGAATTAGTTAGTAGCATTTTCGTAAAAATAGAAAAGTTCCAATAGGATTTACCCTATTGGAACTTTACCTTCTTAAACATCCATTAAAATTGGTGTTTCACAAATAATACAACTTCCAATTTAAACATTCATGATAAAAATTCACCGTATAGGTCCGTTTATCTTATTTCCGAAAGTAACTCTTTTACTTTCTTACATTTAAAACCCTTTCATGCAGATACTTCATTTTAATAATTCTTGACCTTCTCACTGTTTTCCACAGCGAGCACTTCAAATTCGTTAAGAAGAGATGTACCTTATTAATTAGTTATATCTCATTAATAAAGATGCTTAAATTTAATTTAACTAATCGAAAAAGGTAAGTCCACCAACAGTTAGAGTCTATCCTATTGAACTTGAATTCCTATATGAATTATTTGGAATGGCACAAGAATTTTTTAAATAAATATATCAAGTAAAAGAACCATCAGAAAAGCGACAAAAGATAAAATGGTTTCCATAACAGTCCATGTTTTAAATGTCTCAGACACCGACATATTAAAGTACTCTTTAATTAACCAAAATCCTGAATCATTTACATGAGAAAGCATAATAGAACCTGCGCCCACTGCAAGCACTAATAATTCTGGGCTAACACCAGGCATTGTTGCCGCAATCGGTGCAACAATTCCAGCAGCTGTTGTCATCGCAACAGTCGCAGAACCAACTGCAGCACGGATTAAACCTGCAATTAAGAATGCCAACAATATTGGTGAAAGATGTGCATCTTGTGCAAATCCAGCAATCGCTTCTCCTACACCACTAGCGATTAGAATTTTATTAAATCCACCACCAGCACCAATAAGCAAAACAATAGAAGCTACTGGACCAAGACACTCATTTGTAAATTTCAAAAGATCATTCTTATCATATCCGCGAGCAAATCCAAATGAATAAAACGCAACGACTAGAGAAATAAACAGTGCTACAACCGGACTTCCAATGAAATCTGCCCAGTATCGAATCGTACTTGTTTCAGGATAGATAAAACCAATGATTGTCGCAAGCAACATCAAAATAACTGGAAGTAAAATCGTAAATAACGTAATTCCAAAGCCTGGTAAATTTTCGTGTTTCGTTTCAGTAAATTGCTCAACAAGTTCTCCAGTAGGTTCTACATGAACTTTTTTTGAAATATAAGAACCATAAATTGGGCCCGCTATTGCTGCAGCTGGAAACGCTACAATAAGAGAATACAGAATTGTTTTTCCTAAATCTGCTTGAAAAATATCAACTGCTAGCATCGCAGCAGGGTGAGGCGGCACAAGACTGTGTACAACCGCTAAACCCGCAATTAATGAAAGACCAATTTTAATTAGAGGCGTTCCTGTATGTTTCGCAATAACAAACACAAGTGGAATTAATAATACCACACCAACTTGGAAAAACACTGGAATACCACAGATAACCGCTACAACCATCATCGCCCAGTGAACATTTTTCTCACCAAACACATTAACAAGCGTTCGAGCGATACGCTCGGCTCCCCCTGACTCAGCCATCATCTTCCCAAGCATTGTTCCAAGACCAAGAACAATCGCAATGAAGCCTAAAACACCGGCAACACCCTCTTGAAAGGCTGTTACAATATCAGGGAATTTCATTCCAGATATCACTCCCATAAAGAGAGCTGCAGCAATAAGTGCGACAAATGGATTCGTTTTAAATTTCGCTATCAATACGATTAAACCTAAAATTGAAATGACTGCATATAGTAAAAGACTCGCATCATGACTTAACCCAAATACTGAATACATATCTCATCCTCCCAGACGTAAACGCTTTCTTTTTATAAAATTTTTTTCATTCGATCTTACCTATTCGCAAACAATTGGACAAACTTAGTCATCACGGGCTCCATCGCCATTTGCATATCAGCCATTACCGTTGAAAGATGAACCATTTCGTTCTCTTTAAAATACCTCTGTAAAAATGAAACAGCTTCCATCGATACTTCTGTATTAACATTAATTTTACAAATACCGGCTTGTACCGCTTTTGTAATAATTTCATCAGGTGTCCCAGATCCACCGTGAAGAACGAGTGGTACTTCTACTTCCTGACGAATTTTTTCTAAAAGACCAAGATCAATATTTGGTTCTCCTTGATACATACCGTGTACCGTCCCAATCGCAGCCGCTAAAAAATCAACACCTGTTTCGGCAACAAACTCTTTCGCCAACAGTGGATCGGTTAATGTTCCGCTTCCTTCTTCTTCATCCGAAAAAGAGCCTCTTGCTAAAGATCCAATTTCAGCTTCAACAGATACACCTGCCATATGCGCAATATCTACAATTTCTGCTGTATGCTGTATGTTTTGTTCTAACTCATACTTTGATCCATCATACATAACCGATGTAAAACCAGAACGAATGGCACGAATAATCGACTTCTTTTCATACGCATGATCTAAATGAAGACATATCGGTACACTTGCTTTAGTCGCAATTCCTTTGACCATCGCTGAAAATCCTTCTACATCTACAGTCGGAAAATAACGTTCTCCTAACGCGATAATAACGGGCTGCTGTTCTTTTTCAGCTACTTTCACTGCAGCTTGTACAGTTTCTAAATTATATACATTAAAAGCAGCAACCGCATATTGATGATGTTGAGCATGTTTTAACACATCTCTTGTATTTGCTAACATTTTGTATACTCCTTAGTGATAGTTTGATAAAGTGAGACTTCCATCAGTGGGGGTTTTCTTCATCCCCCACTGATGGTTAGCGAAACTTATCGGATCTTTACGGGCAGTTATCTCCCACTTATCTTCTTTGTTTCTCTCGAATCTTGATGTAGGAGTCTTACTGCCCGTTAAGAATGGGATAACTTCATATTATGAGTGAAACTAGCATAAATATTAGGTAAATGCTGTTTGATATCCGTTTACAAAAATATCATGGCGACTAAATGGTGTATGTGCACACACAACGTGAAGTTTATGTTGCACATTCATATACACCACTTTTTCATTGCATGTAATCTATGAAAAACCTATTTTTATCTACTTAAAATTTCAACTGCTTCTCTTAATGTATCTTTCGTTCCGACATTACCTGGGAAAATGACGTACGCAATACCTGGGAACTTACTTTCAGTACCTGTTACCCAAACAGGTATCCCTGGCTTAATTTGACCAGCTACCGTTGCTCTTTTTACTTCAAGACCTTTTACACCTATATCACTCGATGTGATCCCACCCTTAGCGACAATATAATTAGGTCTTACTTTTAATCGCTGAACAATACTCGTTACGGCATCCGATATTTTAACCGAAAGCATTAACTCTTCTTTTTTCTTGTTTTCACCGAGATCTAGTCGCTCTCTTTTTGTGTAAACCGCTACTGTTTTACCAGAAGAAATGAGACTTTCACACGTTTCAATCACTCGATTGATTTCCTCTTTGAATCGGTCAGGTTCTAAGACAAGATGACAATTAAATTCAATAAACTCAATAAAGCTGCATGTTTTTAATTCCTCAAGCTGTTCCGTTGTCTTTTTGACGTGAGAACCGACGATAATTAGTCCCCCATTTTCAGATTTCTCTTTCATTAGCTCTTCTTTCGTTAACAATCCTTTATCACTAACTCCACCAATGATTTTCGTTAACGCAGCTGCACTTCTGAACATAAAGTCCTTACCTATTTTCATCGCTTTTACTAACGCAATTGTCAAGATTTTCACATCCACGTAATCTACAGCGTTTACAATCACTTTATTAAAACCTTGAACAGCTAGTAATTGATTCGTAATTCCGTCAATATCTAACGCACGAATTTGTTGAAGTGAAATATACGTTGTATTTTCAGCTGTAAACTGACCATTTGATTTTTCTTCCACCCATTCTCCCAAATGAGAGCGCTCATAACCAAATGTTCGATCTTTCGCAAATTCTGTTTCACCAGCAGGTACTAAATATTCGTCATATTGAACGTAGTGAATATTATCAACTGTAAAGCGCCCTCCTTCTTTAAAGAAAGGAAAAATCACCTCTCCATCAAACTTGATATCAGCATCTGTTTCCACTGTATCTTTTAATACCTCTGTTTCAAGCGGGTAATGTCCTCTAAGCGTTGAGTCACCGCGACTAATAATGACAAATTCTTTATTATATTTTTTCGCTACTTCTACAACATTTGCAGCAATTTCTTTATGTGCTTTTTCAGTCTCGTCTTCCGTGAGACCCCTAGAGTTTGTGAGTATGAAAAACATTGATTTTTCTTCTAGAAAACCTTTTGTAATACTGTCTACTGACCAATCCGTGTAAACTGATATATCATGAATCGTTTGTACACCAGTAGGATCATCATCAAGAACGATAATTTTTTTATTGAAATCCACGAGCTCTTTCTGAAGTATTTCATTCACAACATTCTCATCAACTGAAGGTATACTATTAAAAACATCTTTTGCTACTCTTTTTTCATTACTTTTAATAATATTCATCATTTAAGCCCTCCTTACTTCAACATTCGCAAGTTTTTCGTAATACTGTACGATGCCTCCATGATCGTGACTCGCTTTTCCATCTACCTTTAAGGCGTGAAAAATTTCTAAAAGCTGGCTAGATAGTGGTAGTGGAACACCGATTTCATGTGCCGTTTCCATTACATTCGTAATATCTTTAAGGTTAATATCAATTCTTCCACCAGCAACAAAGTTTCTATCAAGAATTAACGGAACTTTTGCATCTAGTACTGTACTTCCTGCAAGTCCGCCTCGAATTGCTTGATACATTTTCTCAACATCAATGCCCGCTTTCGCAGCTAAAACGAGTGCTTCCGACATTGCTGCAATATTTAAATTCACAATCACTTGATTCGCTAATTTTGCCGTAACGCCGCTTCCGTTAGCTCCGACTAATGTAACTTCTGTTCCCATTCCATACAGTACATGTTTAACGCTTTCAAAAACGTCTTCTTTACCACCTACCATAATTGCCAAAGTACCATCGATTGCTTTCGGTTCTCCTCCACTTACAGGTGCATCTAACATCTCAATGCCTTTTGTAGAAAGCTCGCTTGCAATTACTTTTGAAGCAACTGGAGAAATCGAACTCATATCAATAATGACTGTACCTTCTTTTGCGCTATTAATGATGCCATTCTCTCCTAAAATAACTCCTTTTACATGATGAGAAGCAGGCAACATTGTAATAATTACATCGTTATTCGCTCCTACCTCTTCTAATGATACAGCCTCATCAGCTCCTGATTTTACCAATTCTTTTACCGCTTCTTTATTAATATCGTAAACAGTTAACTGATGTCCTTTCTTCATAAGATTTAAAGACATCGGCTTCCCCATAATTCCTAATCCTATAAAACCAATTTTTCTTTTCATATGTTTTCCTCCCAAAATTGACAAAATCTCTTACTATAATGCTTTTTTTCGTAAAACTCATTATAAGGAAGTATTACGAGCAAAAGTAAAAATCATTGTACACGTTTACAAAAATAACAGTATACAAATATTTATAAATTGTATACATTTTATAAATCTTTGTATACAGAAATCATATACGCTTTTACTAGAATTGTCTAGTATGTTTTTGAAGGAAAATTTTTTAATAACATTCACTTAAGCTGCGGAATAAAGTAAAACAGATTGTGGTATAAATAGACTAGTTTTAAGAGATAAGAAAGTTACATTCACAAATTGAATGCGCTTACAAATAATCTTACTGAAAATTATTGTATGCTATTTTTTATTTTTTGTATACATTTTATTTATTTTTGTATTTATTTTTATACAAGCTTTCTTTCTTATACTTTTTATGATGAATTTTTGTTAATATTATTAATAATTAGGTTGTGGAAAATAGGAGTGAACAATATGAATAAGAACAGCGGGAAGTCTCGTCCTGCTTATCATCAATCATATGAAGTGATTCGTGACAAGATATTAAATGGAGATATACCAGGTGGAACGAAAATTGTTGAGGAAAAGCTCGCAACGGAATTGGGATGTAGCCGTACTCCTATTAGAGAATCTATTCGACAACTTGAATATGAAGGACTTATCGTCAATAAAAGGGTTGTCCAGCCTACTGAGAAAGGTTTACGCGACTTATTCCAAGTACGGATTCTTCTGGAGGGTTTCTCAGCGCAATCAGCTGCAACTTATTTGCCTGAGGAAGATTTAAATTCACTTTCGGAATGTATCAAAATTGGCAGAGAAGGAACAATTGACGAAATTATGAAAGCTAATGAACGCTTTCACGAAATTATTGTTCGGGCCAGTGGTAACTCTATAA from Metabacillus sediminilitoris carries:
- the flaG gene encoding flagellar protein FlaG, yielding MSVENLSSQPALHTFDTTRTNGQIESKEANINDKQAIQDKQSPPSKQEMERVIEGINKVLEPSNTHIKFELHEKLNEYYVTIVDNNTNEVVREIPSKKWLDIYAAMTDFVGLIVDKKI
- a CDS encoding GntP family permease — translated: MYSVFGLSHDASLLLYAVISILGLIVLIAKFKTNPFVALIAAALFMGVISGMKFPDIVTAFQEGVAGVLGFIAIVLGLGTMLGKMMAESGGAERIARTLVNVFGEKNVHWAMMVVAVICGIPVFFQVGVVLLIPLVFVIAKHTGTPLIKIGLSLIAGLAVVHSLVPPHPAAMLAVDIFQADLGKTILYSLIVAFPAAAIAGPIYGSYISKKVHVEPTGELVEQFTETKHENLPGFGITLFTILLPVILMLLATIIGFIYPETSTIRYWADFIGSPVVALFISLVVAFYSFGFARGYDKNDLLKFTNECLGPVASIVLLIGAGGGFNKILIASGVGEAIAGFAQDAHLSPILLAFLIAGLIRAAVGSATVAMTTAAGIVAPIAATMPGVSPELLVLAVGAGSIMLSHVNDSGFWLIKEYFNMSVSETFKTWTVMETILSFVAFLMVLLLDIFI
- a CDS encoding class II fructose-bisphosphate aldolase, which gives rise to MLANTRDVLKHAQHHQYAVAAFNVYNLETVQAAVKVAEKEQQPVIIALGERYFPTVDVEGFSAMVKGIATKASVPICLHLDHAYEKKSIIRAIRSGFTSVMYDGSKYELEQNIQHTAEIVDIAHMAGVSVEAEIGSLARGSFSDEEEGSGTLTDPLLAKEFVAETGVDFLAAAIGTVHGMYQGEPNIDLGLLEKIRQEVEVPLVLHGGSGTPDEIITKAVQAGICKINVNTEVSMEAVSFLQRYFKENEMVHLSTVMADMQMAMEPVMTKFVQLFANR
- a CDS encoding four-carbon acid sugar kinase family protein; protein product: MNIIKSNEKRVAKDVFNSIPSVDENVVNEILQKELVDFNKKIIVLDDDPTGVQTIHDISVYTDWSVDSITKGFLEEKSMFFILTNSRGLTEDETEKAHKEIAANVVEVAKKYNKEFVIISRGDSTLRGHYPLETEVLKDTVETDADIKFDGEVIFPFFKEGGRFTVDNIHYVQYDEYLVPAGETEFAKDRTFGYERSHLGEWVEEKSNGQFTAENTTYISLQQIRALDIDGITNQLLAVQGFNKVIVNAVDYVDVKILTIALVKAMKIGKDFMFRSAAALTKIIGGVSDKGLLTKEELMKEKSENGGLIIVGSHVKKTTEQLEELKTCSFIEFIEFNCHLVLEPDRFKEEINRVIETCESLISSGKTVAVYTKRERLDLGENKKKEELMLSVKISDAVTSIVQRLKVRPNYIVAKGGITSSDIGVKGLEVKRATVAGQIKPGIPVWVTGTESKFPGIAYVIFPGNVGTKDTLREAVEILSR
- the garR gene encoding 2-hydroxy-3-oxopropionate reductase — its product is MKRKIGFIGLGIMGKPMSLNLMKKGHQLTVYDINKEAVKELVKSGADEAVSLEEVGANNDVIITMLPASHHVKGVILGENGIINSAKEGTVIIDMSSISPVASKVIASELSTKGIEMLDAPVSGGEPKAIDGTLAIMVGGKEDVFESVKHVLYGMGTEVTLVGANGSGVTAKLANQVIVNLNIAAMSEALVLAAKAGIDVEKMYQAIRGGLAGSTVLDAKVPLILDRNFVAGGRIDINLKDITNVMETAHEIGVPLPLSSQLLEIFHALKVDGKASHDHGGIVQYYEKLANVEVRRA
- a CDS encoding GntR family transcriptional regulator, with product MNKNSGKSRPAYHQSYEVIRDKILNGDIPGGTKIVEEKLATELGCSRTPIRESIRQLEYEGLIVNKRVVQPTEKGLRDLFQVRILLEGFSAQSAATYLPEEDLNSLSECIKIGREGTIDEIMKANERFHEIIVRASGNSIMIDTIDRMQSIIFLFRKTVVLYNRPRLIDEHEEIYEAIKARDGQAAETLMKNHLQADLDFCLHILSYSHK